A stretch of the Acanthochromis polyacanthus isolate Apoly-LR-REF ecotype Palm Island chromosome 22, KAUST_Apoly_ChrSc, whole genome shotgun sequence genome encodes the following:
- the LOC110970377 gene encoding protein CREG1 → MSALLRPAVLLLLGLSLAVLPASSSRFRIPPHDQVARMARFVAHRCDWASMATVSTHPPVVGQPFSNVFSVSDGPPGTSSGVPYLYLTRMEVSVQDLQVNPQASLSMSLAQTDYCRQQGFDPQSPLCAHIILSGSVLQVNGTEEEFARKSLFVRHPEMIDWPTDHNWFFAKFNITQVWVLDYFGGVKTVSPEEYFQATPFKHH, encoded by the exons ATGAGTGCTCTCCTGCGGCCTGCCGTCCTGCTCCTCCTCGGCCTCTCCCTGGCCGTCCTGCCCGCGTCCTCCTCCCGGTTCCGGATCCCTCCTCACGACCAGGTGGCCCGGATGGCCCGGTTCGTCGCCCACCGCTGTGACTGGGCCTCCATGGCCACCGTGTCCACCCACCCGCCGGTGGTCGGTCAGCCCTTCTCCAACGTCTTCTCGGTCAGCGACGGTCCTCCGGGGACCAGCTCCGGGGTGCCCTACCTGTACCTGACCCGGATGGAGGTGTCGGTCCAGGACCTGCAG GTGAACCCCCAGGCGTCTCTGTCCATGTCTCTGGCTCAGACTGATTACTGCAGACAGCAGGGCTTCGACCCTCAGAgtcctctctgtgctcacatcaTCCTGTCTGGATCTGTGCTGCAG GTAAACGGGACGGAGGAGGAGTTTGCAAGGAAATCTTTGTTTGTTCGACATCCGGAGATGATCGACTGGCCAACGGACCACAACTGGTTCTTCGCCAAGTTCAACATCACACAG GTGTGGGTTCTGGATTACTTCGGTGGAGTGAAGACCGTCTCTCCAGAGGAATACTTCCAGGCCACGCCGTTCAAACACCACTGA